A window of Micromonospora eburnea genomic DNA:
AGGCCCAGGAGATGACCGCACCGGTCGGGTCCGTGATGGACACGATGGTGTTGTTGAAGGTGCTCTTGATGTGCGCCTGCCCGTGGGCGACGTTCTTGCGTTCCTTGCGCCGGACCTTCTTGACAGCGGCTCCGGCACGAGCCTTCGGTGGCATAAGTCTGTGCGCTCCTAATTACTTCTTGCCGGGCTTCTTCTTGCCGGCCACGGTCCGCTTCGGGCCCTTGCGGGTGCGGGCGTTGGTCCGCGTCCGCTGGCCGCGCACGGGGAGACCACGGCGGTGCCGGATGCCGGCGTAGCAGCCGATCTCGACCTTGCGGCGGATGTCAGCGGCGACCTCGCGGCGCAGGTCACCTTCAACCTTGTAGTTGGCCTCGATGTGGTCGCGGAGCTGCACGAGCTCCTCGTCCGTGAGGTCGCGAGCGCGCTTGTCCGGCGAGATGCCGGTGGCGGCGAGGGTCTCCAGGGCGCGGGTGCGACCGACCCCGAAGATGTAGGTGAGCGCGATCTCCATCCGCTTGTCGCGGGGGAGATCCACGCCGACTAGACGTGCCATGTGCGGGCGTACTCCTCGTGATGTTGTGGCGGAGGTGTGGACCCGCCCCACCCCGCTACCGACCGTCCCGTCCTTCCGACGCGTTCCGCGCCGGCGACCGGGATCGGTCGCTGCCCGAGCGGGCCCCGGCCTCCGACCGGGGGTCAACCACGAGGGAGTACGCGCTGCGTACCGTTCGCGGCTGGGGCGAGCTGATGATGTGGTGTCGGAATCTGCGACCCGGGCCGATCCGACCGGCCGTCACGACCGGTGGGACTGGCTCAGCCCTGGCGCTGCTTGTGGCGCGGGTCCTGGCAGATGACCATGACCCGGCCGTGCCGGCGGATCACCCGGCACTTGTTGCAGATCCTCTTGACGCTCGGCTTGACCTTCACGGTTGCCTTACTTTCCCATCTGGGCCCGGAGACACGACGATGCGCGACACCGGACGTCGAAGACGGACACGGGATGCCCCGGCCGTCGTCAGGCTTACTTGTAGCGGTAGACGATGCGCCCGCGGGTCAGGTCGTACGGCGAGAGTTCGACGACGACCCTGTCCTCCGGCAGGATGCGGATGTAGTGCTGCCGCATCTTGCCGCTGATGTGAGCCAGCACCTTGTGGCCGTTCGCGAGCTCCACCCGGAACATGGCGTTCGGCAGAGGCTCGATGACCCGACCCTCGATCTCGATGGCTCCGTCTTTTTTCGGCATGTCCTCCGCTGTCCTGACGTCGGTTGCTCCGGACGGCCCACAACGTCTTACACGGGTGAACTGACCATGATCAGGAAACCCGCGCCAGCCGCGGCTCCCGCTCCCACCGAAGCGCTGGGTGGGCATGCAGGAGTGGACGCTGTGCGCCGATCAGAAAGTGTACGCCCGCCTGCATGCCGTCGCCAAACCGACCACCCACGCATTCCCCCGGCCGGACGAAATCCGTACGCCCGGCAGGCAACCCTGTGACACTGGCCACAGCGCGGCGGTCAGCGACCCCGCCGCCGGTCCCGCCGCTCCCGCCTGTCCCGCCGCTCCCGGCGGTGAGGTTGCGCGCCCTCGTGCACGCCCACCGTCCGCAGCAGCAGGAACACCGCCCACGGCCCGATCGCCCAGGCCGGCCAGTAGTGGACGACGTGCCCGGAGCCGAGCGACGAGATCAGCCAGATCGCGGTGAGGATCCCGGCGACCCGCAACCACGGCGACCAGATCCCGAGCAGCGAGGCGGAACGACGTACGGGCTCGGCGGCCGCCTCGTCGTCCGACACCGGGCTGGGCGTCGCCGGCGCCGGCGCGGGCACCACAGCGGAGCGCTCCGCCGGCCGCACCCCGGGCAGGTCCGCCACGACCTCGTCCAACTCGGCGTACGTCTTCGCGCCGTACGCCCGGCCCAGCCGCTCGTCGTACTCGTGCAGGTCGAGTCGGCCCTCCTCCAGAGCCACCCGGAGCCGATCCGCCGTCGCCTGCCGGTCGACGTCGCCCGCCCGCATCCTGTCCCGCCCTTCCATGGGGGCCAGCATGCCACCGACGCGCCACCGGCCGCCAAGGGGCCGGTCCCCCGCC
This region includes:
- a CDS encoding DUF1707 SHOCT-like domain-containing protein gives rise to the protein MEGRDRMRAGDVDRQATADRLRVALEEGRLDLHEYDERLGRAYGAKTYAELDEVVADLPGVRPAERSAVVPAPAPATPSPVSDDEAAAEPVRRSASLLGIWSPWLRVAGILTAIWLISSLGSGHVVHYWPAWAIGPWAVFLLLRTVGVHEGAQPHRRERRDRRERRDRRRGR
- the infA gene encoding translation initiation factor IF-1, whose protein sequence is MPKKDGAIEIEGRVIEPLPNAMFRVELANGHKVLAHISGKMRQHYIRILPEDRVVVELSPYDLTRGRIVYRYK
- the rpsM gene encoding 30S ribosomal protein S13, producing the protein MARLVGVDLPRDKRMEIALTYIFGVGRTRALETLAATGISPDKRARDLTDEELVQLRDHIEANYKVEGDLRREVAADIRRKVEIGCYAGIRHRRGLPVRGQRTRTNARTRKGPKRTVAGKKKPGKK
- the rpmJ gene encoding 50S ribosomal protein L36; the encoded protein is MKVKPSVKRICNKCRVIRRHGRVMVICQDPRHKQRQG